The following proteins are co-located in the Candidatus Krumholzibacteriia bacterium genome:
- a CDS encoding sel1 repeat family protein: MKPLKAATLVLGACLCVFTPPVAWAQAVESPEAVAHFEAGVAAYEADNLPLAYQEFLAAARAGHADSQFNVALMYERGIGVEKNEKQAVVWYGKAAAQGNMAAQYNLGVLYENGRGTAVDFSKANAWYRKASVQGDALAIGNLGMLYVRGQGVTENKVAGVALLLVSATMDPSPENHAKRNISATRGLTAEMIAEAQALAGELSSAENLLVPLDSYLKKAANGAEKK; encoded by the coding sequence ATGAAACCACTCAAAGCCGCAACGCTTGTTCTGGGCGCGTGCCTCTGCGTGTTCACGCCTCCTGTGGCATGGGCCCAGGCCGTGGAGAGTCCCGAGGCGGTTGCGCACTTCGAGGCCGGCGTCGCCGCGTACGAAGCCGACAACCTGCCGCTGGCCTACCAGGAATTCCTCGCGGCCGCCCGGGCAGGCCACGCCGATTCTCAATTCAATGTGGCGCTGATGTATGAGCGGGGCATTGGCGTTGAGAAGAACGAGAAGCAAGCGGTTGTGTGGTATGGCAAAGCCGCCGCGCAGGGGAACATGGCCGCGCAATACAATCTGGGGGTGCTCTACGAGAATGGTCGGGGCACCGCAGTTGATTTTTCCAAGGCCAACGCGTGGTACCGCAAGGCGTCGGTGCAGGGGGATGCGCTGGCCATCGGCAACCTGGGCATGCTGTATGTGCGCGGCCAGGGTGTGACGGAAAACAAGGTGGCCGGCGTGGCGCTGCTGCTGGTGTCCGCCACCATGGATCCTTCACCGGAAAACCATGCGAAGCGGAATATTTCCGCCACCCGCGGTCTGACCGCCGAGATGATCGCCGAGGCGCAGGCGCTCGCCGGGGAACTGAGCAGTGCCGAGAACCTGCTGGTGCCGCTCGATTCGTACTTGAAGAAGGCGGCGAACGGCGCGGAGAAGAAATAG
- a CDS encoding outer membrane beta-barrel protein, translating into MKRLSALLAAVAICTAIATNASAEANLALRGIGLKAGVVNPEDISSTLGFGLVADLGTVHPNVALESYAGYWSQTESEFGAEVGVKDFSFGSKAKYMFTTSNPSMQPFAGAGLGLHIVNAHVDVPGFSFGGITYPGTSASDTEVRLGLDLGGGLRIDRGSQFAFLGEAWYSAVSDVSQFSVMVGAVYMFGR; encoded by the coding sequence ATGAAACGACTTAGCGCGCTTCTGGCGGCCGTCGCAATCTGCACGGCAATCGCCACCAACGCGTCGGCCGAGGCCAACCTCGCGCTGCGCGGTATCGGCCTGAAGGCCGGGGTTGTCAACCCCGAGGACATCAGCTCGACGCTGGGCTTCGGGCTCGTCGCCGATCTCGGCACCGTCCATCCCAACGTTGCTCTGGAGAGCTACGCCGGCTACTGGTCGCAGACCGAGAGTGAATTCGGCGCGGAGGTGGGCGTGAAGGACTTCTCATTTGGCAGCAAGGCCAAGTACATGTTCACCACGTCCAATCCCTCCATGCAGCCCTTCGCGGGCGCAGGGCTGGGACTGCACATCGTCAACGCGCACGTCGACGTGCCGGGCTTCTCGTTTGGCGGCATCACCTATCCGGGCACGTCCGCCAGCGACACGGAAGTAAGGCTGGGCCTGGACCTCGGCGGCGGTCTGCGCATCGACCGCGGCAGCCAGTTTGCCTTCCTCGGCGAGGCGTGGTACTCGGCGGTCAGCGACGTGAGCCAGTTCTCGGTGATGGTGGGCGCGGTCTACATGTTCGGCCGCTAA
- a CDS encoding 6-pyruvoyl-tetrahydropterin synthase-related protein: MTRPLQMHRSILVLAVLAGGAILTALQNTTLERLKGALIADPASGTYQPGLAQRAWGTLPALHVTDWLLAGLLLATVLLLAVAEVRTRRVSADLQQILASNRDTLVFIALLAAVACRFYLAPGEFALGDSTAHITRVWTSARSLSQGQWPSWSFLTYAGFPLLQFYGSTFFIVTGALVAVFGNLAWTTKGILFLLHAGSAFPMYAWARNTGLERRGAMIAALAYVLSFQHTHTVVWAGALPVALVYFLFPVVLWALENALRAYAKRWVLLLALSVAALINTHHGYAAFALELVAAYVIARLLLARAVRPSPAVLAPVALALLGGLLLCGGPIARVFLEGNWVHLSAGFPLALPAVPDMSFLRDILVWRNTWTGWTAAYLGISVIAFAAAGASHAFARNPDPASLVRRPVVVVAVFALLCAAGSGRLTNLALPWIALAAGGVAVWGARNRSPRFTLLLLCVLLLDLGPTTVQSPYRSDRGWLRDGLRAVAREVAPQRTLVGFQSDAGTHFAHWGAYADTDLIVPTGFFPQGAPQSLASINALVDALNTPGVDPDLVSDLLYLWDVGALVSHSRDRFSTPPANERALHTTIEHASPLLFSRRLAVARDDSLYALQHPSLELGHTASDRDRECYLARITPWVGAMGIDPVRSVARVILVADEDTGADHTPVPVIDDPASITTATGDSLLNGVEVTGYDVDLRRVAIGCRTHEPGYLRVAFSWYPSLRVTLDGEAVTPLRSALGAIVVAVQPGQHTLVLTPTSPWRWRSLVAGAGGVLLILASVALAGRPRGF; encoded by the coding sequence ATGACACGCCCCCTCCAGATGCACCGCTCGATCCTCGTGCTGGCCGTGCTGGCCGGTGGCGCCATCCTTACCGCGCTCCAGAACACCACCCTCGAGCGCCTCAAGGGCGCGCTGATTGCAGATCCGGCCTCGGGCACGTACCAGCCCGGACTTGCACAACGGGCATGGGGGACACTGCCCGCGCTGCACGTCACCGACTGGCTGTTGGCGGGACTGCTGCTCGCAACCGTTCTGCTGCTGGCGGTCGCCGAAGTCCGTACCCGGCGCGTATCGGCCGACCTGCAGCAGATACTCGCCAGCAATCGCGACACGCTCGTTTTCATTGCGCTGCTCGCCGCCGTTGCCTGCCGTTTCTACCTGGCACCGGGCGAGTTCGCGCTCGGCGACAGCACCGCGCACATCACGCGCGTCTGGACATCCGCGCGTTCACTGTCGCAGGGGCAATGGCCATCGTGGTCGTTCCTGACCTACGCCGGTTTCCCCCTGCTGCAGTTCTACGGCTCAACCTTCTTCATCGTCACCGGCGCGCTGGTGGCGGTGTTTGGAAACCTGGCCTGGACCACCAAGGGCATCCTGTTTCTGCTCCACGCCGGGTCTGCGTTCCCCATGTATGCGTGGGCACGAAACACCGGCCTGGAACGCCGCGGCGCCATGATCGCCGCACTCGCCTACGTGCTCTCGTTCCAGCACACGCACACGGTGGTGTGGGCCGGCGCGTTGCCGGTGGCGCTGGTGTACTTCCTGTTCCCGGTGGTTCTGTGGGCGCTCGAGAACGCGCTGCGCGCGTACGCGAAACGATGGGTGCTTCTGCTGGCGCTGTCGGTTGCCGCGCTCATCAACACGCACCACGGCTACGCGGCGTTCGCGCTGGAGCTGGTGGCCGCCTACGTGATCGCGCGCCTCCTGCTGGCGCGGGCGGTGCGGCCGTCCCCGGCGGTGCTGGCACCCGTTGCCCTTGCCCTGCTGGGCGGACTGCTTTTGTGCGGCGGGCCCATCGCGCGCGTGTTTCTGGAAGGCAATTGGGTGCACCTTTCGGCCGGGTTTCCGCTGGCGCTCCCGGCCGTGCCGGACATGTCCTTCCTGCGCGACATCCTCGTGTGGCGCAATACGTGGACGGGCTGGACGGCGGCGTACCTTGGAATCTCGGTGATCGCGTTCGCCGCCGCCGGCGCGTCACACGCGTTTGCGCGCAACCCGGACCCGGCTTCCCTGGTGCGCCGCCCGGTGGTGGTGGTGGCGGTGTTTGCCCTTCTCTGTGCCGCCGGAAGCGGCCGCCTGACCAACCTGGCACTGCCGTGGATCGCGCTCGCGGCGGGCGGAGTGGCTGTGTGGGGCGCCCGGAACCGTTCTCCCCGTTTCACCCTGCTGCTGCTCTGCGTCCTGCTCCTGGACCTGGGCCCGACCACGGTCCAGTCGCCCTACCGCAGCGACCGCGGCTGGCTCCGCGACGGGTTGCGCGCGGTGGCGCGCGAGGTGGCCCCGCAGCGCACGCTGGTCGGCTTTCAGTCCGACGCGGGAACGCACTTCGCCCACTGGGGCGCGTACGCTGACACAGACCTGATCGTTCCCACCGGTTTCTTTCCGCAGGGGGCACCCCAATCGCTCGCCAGCATCAACGCGCTGGTCGATGCCCTGAACACGCCGGGGGTGGATCCCGACCTGGTGAGCGACCTTCTCTATCTGTGGGATGTCGGTGCGCTGGTGAGCCATTCGCGAGACCGTTTTTCCACGCCGCCGGCGAATGAACGCGCGCTCCACACGACGATCGAGCACGCGTCGCCGCTGCTCTTCTCGCGACGGCTCGCGGTGGCGCGCGACGATTCGCTCTACGCCCTGCAACACCCGAGCCTGGAGCTGGGCCATACCGCGAGCGATCGGGACCGCGAGTGTTACCTCGCCCGCATCACGCCGTGGGTGGGGGCCATGGGAATCGACCCCGTGCGTTCGGTTGCGCGCGTGATCCTCGTGGCCGACGAAGACACCGGCGCGGATCATACACCGGTGCCGGTGATCGACGACCCGGCGTCGATCACAACCGCGACCGGCGACTCCCTGCTGAACGGTGTCGAGGTCACCGGCTACGACGTCGATCTGCGCCGCGTCGCCATTGGCTGCCGGACGCACGAGCCGGGCTACCTGCGCGTTGCGTTCTCCTGGTATCCCTCCCTGCGCGTCACGCTGGACGGCGAAGCGGTGACGCCGCTGCGTTCCGCACTCGGTGCCATCGTCGTCGCCGTGCAACCCGGCCAGCACACCCTCGTTCTGACACCCACCTCGCCGTGGCGGTGGCGCTCGCTCGTCGCGGGCGCCGGCGGCGTGCTGCTGATCCTGGCCTCGGTCGCCCTGGCCGGACGCCCCCGCGGATTCTGA
- a CDS encoding transcription elongation factor GreA, translating to MAQFYFTEKGYHKLKSEIERLDKLLKNDIAREIATAAAHGDLKENGEYHAAKEKQSHTATRLRQLQERFSGANVVRKDELLPEESVTFGKRIKIRDVNTGRERECTILGDGETDIEAGIIAYNSPLASALIGHARGEQVDVTLPAGQRRYEILECSFSDDFRE from the coding sequence ATGGCGCAGTTCTATTTCACCGAGAAGGGCTACCACAAACTCAAGAGCGAGATCGAGCGGCTGGACAAGCTGCTCAAGAACGACATCGCCAGGGAGATTGCGACGGCCGCGGCCCACGGTGACCTCAAGGAGAACGGCGAGTACCACGCCGCCAAGGAGAAGCAGTCGCACACCGCCACCCGCCTGCGCCAGCTGCAGGAGCGCTTCAGCGGAGCCAACGTGGTGCGCAAGGACGAACTCCTCCCGGAGGAGTCGGTGACCTTCGGCAAGAGAATCAAAATCCGCGACGTCAATACCGGCCGCGAGCGCGAGTGCACCATTCTGGGCGACGGCGAGACCGACATCGAAGCCGGTATCATCGCCTACAACTCGCCGCTGGCCAGCGCCCTGATCGGCCACGCCCGGGGGGAGCAGGTGGACGTGACGCTTCCCGCCGGGCAGCGCCGCTACGAAATCCTGGAGTGCAGTTTCTCGGACGACTTCCGCGAGTAA